In the genome of Mucisphaera calidilacus, one region contains:
- the galE gene encoding UDP-glucose 4-epimerase GalE, protein MNVLVTGGAGYIGSHAVKRLREDGHTVVVLDNLYRGHRAAVPDDVHLAEIDLRDTDAIERLLREHRVEVVMNFAALAYVGESVTQPLDYYENNTAGVLSLLQAMKRAGVKRIVHSSTCATYGEPETVPMTEDLPQSPINPYGWSKLFVERMLIDFAHTTEDFAFAALRYFNVAGSARDGSIGEDHEPETHLIPVMLLTALGQREKMTIFGTDYPTPDGTCIRDYIHVEDLIDAHVTVMNALQPGDGRFYNLGIGNGLSVKQLIDAAKAVTGVDFKVEIGPRREGDPPMLYADPSKIERELGWKAKITDVNEMIASAWTWFKDHPDGYNDV, encoded by the coding sequence ATGAATGTTCTGGTCACCGGCGGAGCCGGCTACATCGGTTCCCACGCCGTCAAACGACTCCGCGAGGACGGCCACACGGTCGTCGTTCTCGACAATCTGTACCGCGGGCACCGCGCCGCTGTGCCCGATGACGTGCACCTCGCCGAGATCGACCTGCGTGACACCGACGCGATCGAGCGGTTGCTGCGAGAGCATCGGGTTGAGGTCGTGATGAACTTCGCGGCGCTGGCTTATGTCGGTGAGTCGGTGACGCAGCCGCTGGACTACTACGAGAACAACACCGCGGGCGTGCTGAGTCTGCTGCAGGCGATGAAGCGTGCGGGCGTGAAGCGGATCGTGCACTCGTCGACCTGTGCGACGTATGGCGAGCCCGAGACCGTCCCGATGACCGAGGACCTGCCCCAGTCGCCGATCAATCCGTATGGCTGGTCGAAGCTGTTCGTGGAGCGGATGCTGATTGACTTCGCGCACACGACGGAGGACTTCGCCTTTGCGGCGCTGCGTTACTTCAACGTCGCCGGCTCGGCCCGTGACGGTTCGATCGGCGAGGACCACGAGCCGGAGACGCACCTGATCCCGGTGATGCTGCTCACCGCGTTGGGTCAGCGTGAGAAGATGACGATCTTCGGCACCGACTACCCGACGCCTGACGGCACCTGCATCCGCGACTACATCCACGTCGAGGACCTGATCGATGCGCACGTCACGGTCATGAATGCCTTGCAACCGGGCGACGGGCGGTTCTACAACCTGGGCATCGGCAACGGTCTGTCGGTCAAGCAGCTGATCGACGCGGCGAAGGCCGTGACCGGGGTTGATTTCAAGGTTGAGATCGGTCCGCGGCGCGAGGGTGACCCGCCTATGCTCTACGCCGATCCGTCGAAGATCGAGCGTGAGCTCGGGTGGAAGGCGAAGATCACGGACGTCAACGAGATGATCGCCTCGGCCTGGACGTGGTTTAAGGACCATCCCGACGGCTACAACGACGTGTAA
- a CDS encoding rod shape-determining protein MreC encodes MVCLVLVLLPGSTVTALAGWPRGLLQSALAPMSQLFGQAGWSGDGPTAVVSDTTRAPLAEGPSLDYLRALEDENRRLRLLVEQLAESNEMLTRPAVRQVLAPVLALAERNVGMTVGVGERSGVAPDDTVVSGPHLIGRVSNVAPLTSDIDPIARPGVRLQVRIVPATELQPNREVFAWVDYDRAEGAFVAELKLNAEVEAGDIAHLVDDRWPLLARGRVVGVVTKLDDRTSKPLLLKRVVIAPERRVENLRRVVVLVERAQQGGTP; translated from the coding sequence ATGGTCTGCCTCGTGCTGGTGCTGCTGCCCGGCTCGACCGTCACGGCCCTGGCCGGCTGGCCCCGCGGGCTGCTGCAGTCGGCGCTCGCGCCCATGAGCCAACTCTTCGGCCAGGCCGGTTGGTCGGGCGACGGGCCCACGGCCGTCGTGTCGGACACGACACGAGCACCCCTCGCCGAGGGACCCTCACTCGACTACCTGCGCGCACTCGAAGACGAGAACCGCCGGCTGCGCCTGCTGGTCGAACAACTCGCCGAGTCCAACGAGATGCTCACGCGGCCGGCCGTCCGGCAGGTCCTCGCGCCGGTGCTGGCGCTGGCCGAACGCAACGTCGGCATGACCGTCGGCGTGGGCGAGCGCAGCGGCGTCGCTCCGGACGACACCGTCGTCTCTGGGCCGCACCTGATCGGACGCGTCAGCAACGTCGCGCCCCTCACCTCGGACATCGACCCCATCGCGCGTCCGGGCGTCCGGCTGCAGGTCCGCATCGTGCCCGCCACGGAACTCCAGCCCAACCGCGAGGTCTTCGCCTGGGTCGACTACGACCGGGCCGAGGGCGCCTTCGTCGCCGAGTTGAAACTCAACGCCGAGGTCGAAGCGGGTGACATCGCGCACCTCGTCGACGACCGCTGGCCGCTGCTGGCCCGGGGGCGCGTGGTCGGCGTCGTGACGAAACTCGACGACCGCACGAGCAAGCCGCTGCTGCTCAAACGCGTCGTGATCGCGCCCGAGCGTCGCGTCGAGAACCTCCGCCGCGTCGTGGTGCTGGTCGAACGCGCACAGCAGGGGGGCACGCCATGA
- the mreB gene encoding rod shape-determining protein produces MILNGLYDNFLSWFSVDMGIDLGTCNTLVCVRGEGIVLNEPSVVAVKKNSTQVLRNGNELAVGWVAKEMLGKTPGSITAIRPLKDGVISDFEITEAMLSYFIRKVNGQHPLVRPRVVIAVPSGITAVERRAVLDSAEKAGARKVYLVEEPMAAGIGASLPIVEATASMIVDIGGGTTEVAIMSLADIAQCESVRVAGDDMDEAIINHMKKAYNLMIGEQTAERIKIEIGSAATDGEERTMEVRGRDMISGLPRKTVITSEEIREALQEPLSAIIETVTRTLERAEPELAADLVDNGIVLAGGGALLRGIDVVVSNATGLECRIAEDPLTCVARGTAIYLEHLEEWKGTMESDADDF; encoded by the coding sequence TTGATCCTCAACGGCCTCTACGACAACTTCCTCAGCTGGTTCAGCGTCGACATGGGCATCGACCTGGGCACCTGCAACACGCTCGTCTGCGTGCGCGGCGAGGGCATCGTGCTCAACGAGCCTTCCGTCGTCGCGGTCAAGAAAAACTCGACCCAGGTGCTCCGCAACGGCAACGAACTCGCCGTCGGCTGGGTCGCCAAGGAGATGCTCGGCAAGACGCCCGGGTCCATCACCGCGATCCGCCCCCTCAAAGACGGCGTCATCAGCGACTTCGAGATCACCGAGGCGATGCTCAGCTACTTCATCCGCAAGGTCAACGGCCAGCACCCGCTGGTCCGCCCGCGGGTGGTCATCGCGGTCCCCAGCGGGATCACCGCCGTGGAACGACGGGCCGTCCTCGATTCCGCCGAGAAGGCCGGTGCCCGCAAGGTCTACCTCGTTGAGGAACCGATGGCGGCCGGCATCGGCGCCAGCCTGCCGATCGTCGAGGCGACCGCGTCGATGATCGTCGACATCGGCGGCGGCACCACCGAAGTGGCGATCATGTCACTCGCCGACATCGCCCAGTGCGAGTCGGTACGCGTGGCCGGCGACGACATGGACGAGGCCATCATCAACCACATGAAGAAGGCCTACAACCTCATGATCGGCGAGCAGACCGCCGAACGCATCAAGATCGAGATCGGATCCGCCGCGACCGACGGCGAAGAACGCACCATGGAGGTCCGCGGCCGGGACATGATCTCGGGCCTGCCCCGCAAGACCGTCATCACCTCCGAGGAGATCCGCGAGGCACTGCAGGAGCCGCTGTCGGCGATCATCGAGACCGTGACCCGCACGCTCGAGCGTGCCGAGCCGGAACTGGCCGCCGACCTCGTGGACAACGGCATCGTGCTCGCAGGCGGCGGCGCGCTGCTGCGTGGCATCGACGTCGTGGTATCGAACGCGACCGGCCTCGAATGCCGGATCGCAGAAGACCCGTTGACGTGCGTCGCGCGTGGGACCGCCATCTACCTCGAACACCTCGAGGAGTGGAAGGGCACCATGGAGAGCGACGCGGACGATTTCTAG
- a CDS encoding HEAT repeat domain-containing protein, with translation MRTTSVTRRVVILSLIGLMALPGVVMGQRGMAAEELVALREKSIGIVRAAAASGDATLRMNAIEASQPVPGLASELVGPLMLDEVAPVRFAALMTVGELRLEQHAQAAVDMGVDTDHSVRAAAIYAATQNGLKIDVSPLARYVLSTDPSVRGNAAMILGEMGDPSAIALLQEAARQPFGRHVTAIRREIVRVQLAEAEVKLTDRDRVVSSAKDNEIMSPIRAAVYSQSDEIRVLAVSMLGPLDDRRMIPMLASLLENPPAELQLAAARSLILMGIEDGLPIVIRALGSAYTGVRAQAAYTLGDSNDPTTLVLLSDTLLDEDPLVRLSAAAGVLRRLPTEADAQRLARQ, from the coding sequence ATGAGAACGACAAGCGTGACTCGGCGTGTGGTGATTCTGTCGCTGATCGGACTGATGGCCTTGCCCGGGGTGGTGATGGGCCAACGGGGTATGGCCGCCGAGGAACTGGTCGCGCTGCGTGAGAAGTCGATCGGGATCGTGCGCGCCGCGGCGGCGTCGGGCGACGCGACACTGCGCATGAACGCCATCGAGGCGTCCCAGCCGGTGCCCGGCCTGGCCAGCGAACTGGTCGGCCCACTGATGCTCGACGAGGTGGCCCCCGTGCGCTTTGCAGCACTCATGACCGTGGGCGAACTGCGGCTCGAGCAGCACGCCCAGGCGGCCGTCGACATGGGCGTAGACACGGATCACTCGGTAAGGGCCGCGGCGATCTACGCGGCGACGCAGAACGGCCTGAAGATCGATGTCTCGCCGCTGGCGCGCTACGTGCTCTCGACCGACCCGTCGGTGCGCGGCAACGCCGCCATGATCCTCGGCGAGATGGGCGACCCCAGCGCCATCGCGCTGCTGCAGGAGGCTGCCCGTCAGCCCTTCGGGCGTCACGTCACCGCCATCCGACGCGAGATCGTCCGCGTGCAGCTGGCCGAGGCGGAGGTCAAGCTGACCGATCGCGACCGCGTGGTCTCGTCGGCGAAGGACAACGAGATCATGTCGCCCATCCGCGCCGCGGTCTACTCCCAGAGCGACGAGATCCGCGTGCTCGCCGTCAGCATGCTCGGCCCGCTCGACGACCGGCGGATGATCCCGATGCTCGCGTCGCTGCTCGAGAACCCGCCCGCAGAACTGCAACTCGCCGCGGCCCGGTCTCTGATCCTCATGGGCATCGAGGACGGCCTGCCCATCGTCATCCGTGCGCTCGGGTCGGCCTACACCGGCGTCCGTGCCCAGGCCGCCTACACGCTCGGCGACAGCAACGACCCCACCACCCTCGTGCTCCTCAGCGACACGCTGCTGGACGAGGACCCGCTGGTCCGGCTCTCGGCGGCGGCGGGGGTGCTCCGTCGGCTCCCCACCGAGGCCGACGCACAGCGACTGGCACGCCAATAA
- the lnt gene encoding apolipoprotein N-acyltransferase, producing the protein MRKVVKPPVVLGPPKLLGHVVALLLSAVLLGVIYPSTGWWWLAYVALVPGALLARHAESLWRLVWVSVPVFWVWWVVMLWWLVPVTLGGTMAASLILSLFTTLGWVLIRRLTLHGRLSLTVAVPVVWVLVELLRTRMPFGGFAWFLLGHSQGPWLPEHSASLIQTASLFGELTVTGVVAVINGFIADVMIHSFRTPKPDEERPPFRKRFLGRLAGVTVVGLVVWVAAGTPPFAGETRDPTDSPGVVVSVVQTNEPQDNRQSPSLEDRIRYWHELLIETERAIEASTSLDPDRTHEHVIIWPESVAPVGIDPQTLAWADEKGFTSFGQIEGQIRDLAAVHGVHLIVGAPAYERWVEVELEDGRVGWLPDGPRNSVFHYGPDGRQQSKRYDKMHRVPFGEYLPIVDYIPWLKNMVVKYLTPYDVDYTIQPGDDVVVFDIDENGPVWLRLVTPICFEDTVARLVREMVNTARESENAHLFGLVNMTNDGWFAIPGQGYQRLQMSAFRCVENNVPMAKAANTGISAFIAADGRILELVEADGRHKGFAGSATRWWRSGEYERTLYSYVGENPLVIVCVLLALFGSGLLNRPMSRKAGNSSDPDKMQE; encoded by the coding sequence ATGCGTAAAGTCGTGAAACCGCCTGTGGTGCTCGGTCCGCCGAAGTTGCTGGGGCACGTGGTGGCGCTGCTGCTCTCGGCGGTGCTGCTGGGGGTGATCTACCCGTCGACGGGCTGGTGGTGGCTCGCCTACGTCGCCCTCGTCCCCGGGGCGCTGCTGGCGCGGCACGCCGAGTCGCTCTGGCGTCTGGTGTGGGTCTCGGTGCCGGTCTTCTGGGTTTGGTGGGTCGTGATGCTCTGGTGGCTGGTGCCCGTGACGCTGGGCGGGACGATGGCGGCATCCCTGATCCTGAGTCTCTTCACGACGCTCGGGTGGGTGCTGATCCGCCGACTGACGCTTCACGGCCGCCTGTCTCTCACGGTCGCCGTCCCCGTGGTCTGGGTACTGGTGGAGCTCCTGCGGACGCGCATGCCCTTCGGCGGCTTCGCGTGGTTCCTGCTCGGCCACAGCCAGGGACCCTGGCTGCCGGAGCACTCGGCGAGCCTGATCCAGACCGCATCGCTGTTCGGCGAACTGACCGTCACGGGCGTCGTGGCCGTGATCAACGGCTTCATCGCCGACGTCATGATCCACTCGTTCCGCACACCCAAGCCCGACGAGGAACGCCCGCCTTTCCGCAAGCGCTTCCTCGGGCGGCTGGCCGGTGTGACGGTGGTCGGTCTCGTCGTCTGGGTCGCCGCGGGAACCCCACCGTTCGCGGGCGAAACCCGTGACCCAACCGACTCGCCCGGCGTCGTCGTCTCCGTGGTTCAGACGAACGAGCCGCAGGACAACCGCCAGTCGCCCTCACTCGAAGACCGGATCCGCTACTGGCACGAACTGCTGATCGAGACCGAGCGTGCGATCGAGGCATCGACCTCCCTCGACCCGGATCGGACCCACGAGCACGTGATCATCTGGCCCGAGTCGGTGGCGCCGGTCGGGATCGATCCCCAGACGCTCGCCTGGGCCGACGAGAAGGGCTTCACCTCCTTCGGCCAGATCGAGGGTCAGATCCGTGATCTCGCGGCGGTGCATGGCGTCCATCTCATCGTCGGAGCGCCGGCCTACGAGCGATGGGTCGAGGTCGAGCTCGAGGACGGCCGTGTGGGCTGGCTGCCCGACGGCCCCCGGAATTCGGTCTTCCACTACGGCCCCGACGGACGGCAGCAGAGCAAACGCTACGACAAGATGCACCGCGTGCCCTTCGGCGAGTACCTGCCCATCGTCGACTACATCCCCTGGCTCAAGAACATGGTCGTGAAGTACCTGACGCCTTATGACGTCGACTACACCATCCAGCCCGGCGACGACGTGGTGGTCTTCGACATCGACGAGAACGGCCCGGTATGGCTGCGTCTGGTCACCCCGATCTGCTTCGAGGACACCGTGGCACGGCTGGTGCGCGAGATGGTCAACACGGCACGCGAGTCTGAAAACGCCCATCTGTTCGGGCTGGTCAATATGACCAACGACGGGTGGTTCGCGATCCCGGGCCAGGGCTATCAGCGGCTGCAGATGTCGGCGTTCCGCTGCGTCGAGAACAACGTCCCGATGGCCAAGGCGGCCAACACCGGCATCAGCGCATTCATCGCGGCGGACGGGCGCATCCTCGAACTGGTCGAGGCCGACGGCAGGCACAAGGGCTTTGCGGGCTCAGCGACACGGTGGTGGCGGTCAGGCGAGTACGAGCGGACGCTCTACAGCTATGTGGGCGAGAACCCGCTGGTCATCGTCTGCGTACTGCTGGCTCTGTTTGGCTCGGGCCTGCTCAATCGGCCGATGAGCCGGAAGGCGGGAAACTCGAGCGATCCGGATAAGATGCAGGAATGA
- the xerC gene encoding tyrosine recombinase XerC, translating to MPGTLPLLERFANYLRHERHFSPYTARCYGADLRQFVEYLEEGAPEEASTGIENYLEGRLRTADPVLVRDFLAKLDTFGYSSATMARKIATLRSFYKWMLKVSLVESNPMLLIRTPKQTKRLPKAITVEQVEKLLSAPDNRETLGARDRAILETLYSTGVRVSELVDLNRNDLDLDSQTLLVRGKGKKERIVPLGSHALAAIRHYLTLLEPDPRFTRIRQESLVNPAVPLFVNKNGGRLSSRSVRRKLDKYLIEVGLDPSISPHTLRHSFATHLLDNGADLRSVQELLGHQSLSTTQVYTHLSTNRMRTAYEEAHPRAM from the coding sequence ATGCCCGGAACGCTGCCCCTGTTAGAACGCTTCGCGAATTACCTGCGCCACGAGCGTCATTTCAGTCCTTACACGGCACGTTGCTACGGGGCCGACCTGCGTCAGTTCGTCGAGTACCTCGAGGAGGGGGCGCCCGAGGAGGCCTCCACCGGCATCGAGAACTACCTCGAGGGCAGGCTGCGCACCGCCGACCCGGTTCTCGTCCGTGACTTCCTCGCGAAGCTCGACACCTTCGGGTACAGCTCCGCGACGATGGCACGGAAGATCGCGACGCTCCGCAGCTTCTACAAGTGGATGCTGAAGGTCAGCCTTGTCGAGTCCAACCCGATGCTGCTCATCCGCACGCCCAAGCAGACCAAGCGCCTGCCCAAGGCGATTACGGTCGAGCAGGTCGAGAAGCTGCTCTCGGCCCCGGACAACCGCGAGACGCTCGGCGCTCGCGACCGCGCGATCCTCGAGACGCTCTACTCGACAGGCGTGCGCGTCTCCGAACTGGTCGACCTCAACCGCAATGACCTCGACCTCGACAGCCAGACGCTCCTGGTCCGCGGCAAGGGCAAGAAGGAACGCATCGTGCCCCTCGGCTCGCACGCCCTGGCCGCGATCCGTCACTACCTGACCCTCCTCGAGCCGGACCCCCGGTTCACGCGGATCCGCCAGGAGTCGCTGGTGAACCCGGCGGTGCCCCTGTTCGTGAACAAGAACGGCGGGCGGCTCTCGAGCCGGTCGGTCCGCCGCAAGCTCGATAAATACCTCATCGAGGTCGGCCTCGACCCGTCGATCAGCCCCCACACCCTGCGGCACAGCTTCGCCACCCACCTGCTCGACAACGGCGCGGACCTGCGCAGCGTCCAGGAACTGCTGGGCCACCAGTCGCTCTCGACGACGCAGGTCTACACCCACCTGTCGACGAACCGGATGCGCACGGCCTACGAAGAGGCGCACCCGCGGGCGATGTAA
- a CDS encoding TolB family protein yields MTLFTRWSILTSSLLTLLLVSGCSQSYNGALGFGHGAEYDPAYAQSNREAGSVVREPVGPRRSQDTIARFDDQQAPKARPARPSGTASASATGDYGKSTVELAADRTPQGGVSSSRLFGEFGGTSARQIEGASTDNIQRITFTTEGGDFDPDIDAEGTFVVFASTRHSEQPDLYYKKLGASSATRLTEDPSRDVMPDISPDGKLVVFASDRSGSWDIYMKEIGARTAIRLTDELTEEVHPTFSPDGRFVVYSSFNEQNGEWELTVIDINNPGVKTYLGPGLFPSWSPVDNRIVFQRARERGDRRFGIWVIEYVNGQSTLPTELAASSNSAAITPDWSPNGRHIVFTTVVDPGTQGQQAAGPTDIWLMTSDGSGRSRLTAGRFENLLPTWGSDGQVYFVSNRAAAGVQNIWAVRPDQALRLVPAQEAKLGDAGRVGPPLPGAP; encoded by the coding sequence ATGACTTTGTTTACCCGCTGGTCCATCCTGACCTCCAGCCTTCTCACCCTGTTGCTGGTGAGCGGCTGTTCCCAGTCCTACAACGGGGCGTTGGGTTTCGGCCACGGCGCGGAGTACGACCCCGCCTACGCCCAGAGCAACCGCGAGGCGGGCAGCGTGGTGCGTGAGCCGGTGGGCCCCCGTCGCTCTCAGGACACGATCGCCCGCTTCGATGATCAGCAGGCCCCGAAGGCTCGACCGGCACGTCCCTCGGGCACGGCCTCGGCCTCGGCCACGGGTGACTACGGCAAGTCGACGGTGGAGCTGGCCGCGGACCGCACGCCCCAGGGTGGCGTCAGCAGCTCGCGTCTGTTCGGCGAATTCGGCGGAACCTCCGCTCGTCAGATCGAGGGCGCCTCGACCGACAACATCCAGCGGATCACCTTCACGACCGAGGGCGGAGACTTCGACCCGGATATCGACGCGGAGGGCACGTTTGTCGTCTTCGCGTCGACCCGCCACAGCGAGCAGCCCGACCTCTACTACAAGAAGCTCGGCGCCAGCTCGGCGACACGCCTGACCGAGGACCCCTCGCGCGACGTCATGCCCGACATCAGCCCGGACGGCAAACTGGTGGTCTTCGCCTCCGACCGCTCCGGCTCGTGGGATATCTACATGAAGGAGATCGGGGCCCGCACCGCGATCCGCCTGACCGACGAGCTGACCGAAGAGGTCCACCCGACCTTCTCGCCCGACGGCCGCTTCGTGGTCTACAGCAGCTTCAACGAGCAGAACGGCGAGTGGGAGCTGACGGTCATCGATATCAACAACCCGGGCGTCAAGACCTACCTGGGCCCGGGCCTCTTCCCGAGCTGGTCGCCCGTGGACAACCGCATCGTCTTCCAGCGGGCCCGTGAGCGTGGCGACCGGCGGTTTGGTATCTGGGTGATCGAGTACGTCAACGGCCAGTCGACCCTCCCGACGGAACTGGCGGCGAGCAGCAACTCCGCGGCGATCACGCCCGACTGGAGCCCCAACGGCCGTCACATCGTCTTCACCACGGTGGTCGATCCCGGCACGCAGGGCCAGCAGGCCGCCGGCCCGACCGACATCTGGCTGATGACCTCGGACGGCTCGGGACGATCGCGTCTGACCGCCGGCCGTTTCGAGAACCTGCTGCCCACCTGGGGCAGCGACGGTCAGGTCTACTTCGTGTCCAACCGGGCGGCCGCGGGTGTACAGAACATCTGGGCGGTGCGTCCGGATCAGGCGTTGCGACTGGTGCCGGCCCAGGAGGCCAAGCTGGGCGACGCGGGCCGGGTCGGCCCGCCGTTGCCGGGTGCACCGTGA
- a CDS encoding cellulose synthase family protein, with the protein MLGLDTGTTTAALMTIFLAIVAVICFFGLHRYWMVILFARHANETTRPCGCLEENPPVTVQIPLYNEGAVAERIIEAACRLEYPRELLQIQVLDDSNDGSEIVGRAAVERFAAQGINIEHIQRPERVGFKAGALDHGMKSATGEFIAIFDADFVPHPSFLRRTLRYFADPSVGVVQTRWAHLNRNASLLTRAQAVFLDGHFVVEHTARSRGGAWINFNGTAGVWRRQAITDAGGWEHDTLTEDVDLSYRAQLKGWRFAYLPAVTTPAELPPTITAFKNQQFRWTKGSIQVAIKLLPRIFRADLPFLVKHEAFFHLASPVVYLFITAFALLIYPTLVIEINPLGNAALSGAVLGLTLFSMGTASAALFYLTSQVAQRRSFIQTVALVPVLMAVGIGISLYNALGVIEALIGRPSPFVRTQKHGNQSHEQRIPWPSALRGLRLSDLPGFFPIMNLLELSMGLYMIACIAYIIRHPENLMGLPFVLLFAAGYLYVALSGLRLNARAILEAAAGRAQAATEPSPVEAIDTR; encoded by the coding sequence ATGCTCGGACTCGACACCGGCACGACGACCGCGGCACTGATGACGATCTTCCTCGCCATCGTCGCGGTCATCTGCTTCTTCGGCCTGCACCGTTACTGGATGGTCATCCTCTTCGCCCGCCACGCCAACGAGACGACAAGGCCCTGCGGATGTCTTGAAGAGAACCCGCCCGTGACCGTCCAGATCCCGCTTTACAACGAGGGGGCGGTCGCCGAGCGCATCATTGAAGCCGCCTGCCGGCTCGAGTACCCGCGCGAGCTGCTGCAGATTCAGGTGCTCGATGACTCGAACGACGGTTCTGAGATCGTCGGCCGCGCCGCCGTCGAACGCTTCGCGGCCCAGGGCATCAACATCGAGCACATCCAGCGGCCCGAGCGGGTCGGCTTCAAGGCCGGCGCCCTCGACCATGGCATGAAGAGCGCGACCGGCGAATTCATCGCCATCTTCGACGCCGACTTCGTGCCGCACCCCTCATTTCTACGACGCACGCTGCGCTACTTCGCCGATCCCTCGGTCGGCGTCGTCCAGACCCGGTGGGCGCACCTCAACCGCAACGCCTCCCTGCTCACCCGAGCCCAGGCCGTCTTCCTCGACGGGCACTTCGTCGTGGAGCACACGGCTCGGTCGCGTGGCGGGGCGTGGATCAATTTCAACGGCACCGCGGGCGTCTGGCGGCGACAGGCCATCACCGACGCGGGCGGCTGGGAGCACGACACCCTGACCGAGGACGTCGACCTCTCCTACCGCGCCCAGCTCAAGGGCTGGCGATTCGCTTATCTCCCCGCCGTCACCACCCCCGCCGAACTCCCGCCGACCATCACCGCCTTCAAGAATCAGCAGTTCCGCTGGACCAAGGGCTCGATTCAGGTCGCGATCAAGCTGCTGCCGCGCATCTTCCGCGCCGACCTGCCCTTCCTCGTCAAGCACGAGGCGTTCTTCCACCTCGCCAGCCCGGTCGTCTATCTGTTCATCACCGCCTTCGCGTTGCTCATCTACCCCACGCTCGTGATCGAGATCAACCCGCTTGGCAACGCAGCGCTCAGCGGGGCGGTCCTCGGGCTGACCCTCTTCTCGATGGGCACCGCCTCCGCGGCGTTGTTCTACCTCACCTCGCAAGTCGCCCAGCGACGATCCTTCATCCAGACCGTCGCGCTGGTCCCCGTGCTCATGGCCGTGGGCATCGGCATCTCGCTCTACAACGCGCTCGGCGTGATCGAGGCGCTCATCGGTCGCCCGTCACCCTTCGTCCGCACCCAGAAGCACGGCAACCAGTCCCACGAACAACGCATCCCCTGGCCAAGCGCTCTCCGCGGCCTGCGGCTGAGCGATCTGCCCGGCTTCTTCCCGATCATGAACCTGCTCGAACTGTCCATGGGCCTGTACATGATCGCCTGTATCGCCTACATCATCCGCCACCCCGAGAATCTGATGGGATTGCCCTTTGTGCTGCTTTTTGCAGCCGGTTACCTGTACGTCGCGCTATCGGGTTTGCGGCTCAACGCTCGCGCGATCCTTGAAGCCGCCGCGGGTCGCGCACAGGCGGCCACAGAACCCTCCCCCGTCGAGGCGATCGACACACGTTAA
- a CDS encoding radical SAM/SPASM domain-containing protein: MFSVTNILCGKTSGNERLRYGHKHVEAVDDRDGLLKPELKDPYPTAPKPVVAWAVTGACNLKCKHCYAAAGLKPLPNELSTLEGFALIENLRAYGVPALLLSGGEPLVRPDLLALVDHAVALGISCTLSTNGLLIDDYVAQRLKRAGLKYVGISLDGLHETHDRLRGKIGSFDKALAAIGRCQDAGLKTGARFTVHALNEREMEPLLDLCVERNINRICVYHLAYAGRGKQLRECDLTPDQTRAVVDRVFDWTRRATDAGIDIEVLTVGNHCDQAYALMQLEREDPDRAEEAWERLRRNGGNQSGAHIASIGPTGDVFIDQFSWHHPCGNIRQQTFGEVWGDPASKRLRQLRKRPAGLPERCRACRFVGVCNGNLRTRAEVATGDFMGMDPQCYLTDAERDPKRL, translated from the coding sequence ATGTTCAGTGTGACGAATATTCTCTGTGGCAAGACCAGCGGCAACGAGCGGCTGCGTTACGGGCACAAGCACGTCGAGGCGGTGGACGACCGCGACGGCCTGCTCAAGCCCGAGTTGAAGGACCCGTACCCGACGGCGCCCAAGCCGGTGGTCGCCTGGGCCGTCACGGGCGCCTGCAACCTCAAGTGCAAGCACTGCTACGCGGCGGCCGGCCTCAAGCCGCTGCCCAACGAGCTGTCGACGCTCGAGGGCTTCGCGCTGATCGAGAACCTGCGTGCCTACGGCGTGCCGGCGCTGCTGCTCTCGGGCGGCGAGCCGCTGGTGCGTCCCGACCTGCTGGCTCTGGTCGACCACGCGGTGGCGCTGGGTATCAGCTGCACGCTCTCGACCAACGGGCTGCTGATCGATGACTACGTGGCCCAGCGGCTCAAGCGCGCGGGCCTCAAGTACGTGGGCATTTCACTCGACGGCCTGCACGAGACCCACGACCGGCTCCGCGGGAAGATCGGCTCGTTCGACAAGGCGCTCGCCGCGATCGGACGCTGCCAGGATGCGGGTCTCAAGACGGGCGCACGCTTCACCGTGCACGCGCTGAACGAGCGTGAGATGGAGCCGCTGCTCGACCTGTGCGTCGAACGGAACATCAACCGCATCTGCGTCTACCACCTGGCCTACGCGGGCCGTGGCAAGCAGCTGCGCGAGTGCGACCTCACGCCCGATCAGACGCGCGCCGTCGTGGACCGCGTGTTCGACTGGACGCGTCGCGCGACCGACGCCGGCATCGACATCGAGGTGCTGACGGTGGGCAATCACTGCGATCAGGCCTACGCGCTCATGCAGCTCGAACGCGAGGACCCGGACCGCGCCGAGGAGGCGTGGGAGCGCCTGCGACGCAACGGCGGGAACCAGAGCGGCGCGCACATCGCATCGATCGGCCCGACCGGCGACGTCTTCATCGATCAGTTCTCCTGGCATCACCCCTGCGGCAACATCCGCCAGCAGACGTTCGGCGAGGTCTGGGGCGATCCGGCCAGCAAACGCCTGCGTCAACTTCGTAAGCGACCCGCCGGACTGCCCGAACGCTGCAGGGCGTGTCGCTTCGTGGGCGTCTGCAACGGGAACCTACGCACCCGTGCCGAGGTGGCCACCGGCGACTTCATGGGCATGGATCCGCAGTGCTACCTGACCGACGCCGAACGCGACCCCAAGCGGCTTTAA